The Amycolatopsis umgeniensis DNA segment GAGCCGTTGATGTCGGTGATGACGAGGTCGGCGCCCTTGTCCGCGAACGCGAGCGCCGTCGCGCGGCCGATCCCGCTGCCGGCGCCGGTGATCAGGACGAGCTTGTGCGCGAAACCGCCCTGCCGGGCTTGCTTGAGCGCGCGGCTTTCCTCGCCGCCTTCGACGTGGTCGATCAGCTCCGCCGCGGCCTTCGCGATCACATGCGGCTTCTCGCGGACCACCCAGTGCGTGCCGACGATCCGGCGGACCCGGAGGTCCGGCGCCCAGCGCTCGATCTCGGTCTGCAGCGGCGTGGTCACGAACTTGTCGCCGGTGGGCGCGAGCACCTGCACCGGGATCTCGGCGTTGCGCGGCTTCGGTCGGGAGAGACGGGTGAACACGTTGGCACGGTAGAGGTTGAGCCCGTGCAGTCCGTCCGAAGTGGAGGGAGCGGCGGCCGCCGGATCCATGCGGCCGATGAGCGCGCCCATCGCGCCGGTGCGCCACAGCAACTGCGGGACCAGGGGGAGCTGGAAGCCGAGGATGTAGGTCGAGTGCGCCCACTGCACGAGCGCGTTCTTGATCCGTTTGGGGTTCGGGCGTGCCTGCGCGCGGAACCACGCTCCCGCGTGATCGAGACTGGGCCCGGAGATCGAGGTGAACGACGCGAGCCGTCCGCGCAGCCTGTCACCGGTGACAGAATGCCAGGTCTGGATGGAACCCCAGTCGTGCGCGAGCAGGTGGACCTTGCCCACGGGCTGGACCTCGTCGACGACCGCGGCGAGGTCTTCGGACAGCTGGTCGAGTTTATAGGACGCGCGTCCCGAAGGCTTGTCCGAGCGGCCCGCGCCGCGGACGTCGTAGACGACGACCCGGAAACGCTGTTCCAGCAGGGCGGCGACGCCGTCCCACATGGAGCCGTTGTCCGGGTAACCGTGGACGAGCACCACCGTGGGCGCGTCGTCGACACCGGTCACCCGGACCAAGAGGCGGACACCGTCGCTGGCCGTCACCCACTTATGAGACATGGTGTCATGTTAGACAACCTGTCAATAAGGCCGTTTTTTCAGCAGCACCCGGCCCACCGTCCACGCGGTGTCGATCACGAAGACGAAGGTCCAGATCCGGCCGAGGTTCAGCAGCCAGTGACCACTCGAGTTCCAGTACCAACCGGCTTCGTGTGCTTCGCCGAACAAGGCTTCGACAGGCCAGCTGTAGCCGACCATCGCCAACGCCGCCTGTGCGAGGACGTACACCGCGACATGGATCGCCCAGTTCCGGAACGGGTTCGCCCGCTTGTTCGTCTCCTTCGTCACCGATTCGGCCGCTTGCAGACTTTCCCCAACCGTGCCGGAAGCCGGTTTTTCCTTTTGTGACACCGTTTTTCGTGGTTCCACGGGAAACTCCGCAACTCCGACACGCCGTACGGCGCCACGAACCACGAATGATCCGAAGAGCAGGAGTGCCGCCGCGCCGAAGCACGCGATCCGCCAGCCGCCGTCCGAGCCGTAGAGCTGACCCGCCAGAAAAGTCCCGATCGTCGCTCCGAGTAGCGTCGCGCTCTCGTAGATCCCCATCGCCCGGCCGAGGCTCAGCCCGGCCGCCTCGGCGACCACCGCCTGCTCCACCGGGATGGCCGCCGCGAACGCCGCCGCGGACAGGACCCACATGACCGCGAGCACCGCCGGGCCCGGCGCGAAGGACAGCCCGGCGGCGAAGAGCGCGCTCGCCGTCATCGCCAACGCGAGCACGCGCGTCCGTCCGACCTTGCGGACGAACCCGTGCAGATAGTCGGGCAGCAGGCTGTACACGATGAACCCGGGGATGAAGACGGCGGCGATCTCCCCGAGTTGAAGCTGATGCCCGCGTTGCAGATGCATCAGGAGCAACAGGGCGACCCCGGCCTCGGCCATCGCGGTCAACGCGACGAGCGCGAGCATCGGGCGCATGCGTTTGCCGAGTTGCAGAAGCCGCGGGGCGTCCTCCGCGCGCACCGGCGCGGATTTCGCGTTCAGCAAGA contains these protein-coding regions:
- a CDS encoding SDR family oxidoreductase; the protein is MTASDGVRLLVRVTGVDDAPTVVLVHGYPDNGSMWDGVAALLEQRFRVVVYDVRGAGRSDKPSGRASYKLDQLSEDLAAVVDEVQPVGKVHLLAHDWGSIQTWHSVTGDRLRGRLASFTSISGPSLDHAGAWFRAQARPNPKRIKNALVQWAHSTYILGFQLPLVPQLLWRTGAMGALIGRMDPAAAAPSTSDGLHGLNLYRANVFTRLSRPKPRNAEIPVQVLAPTGDKFVTTPLQTEIERWAPDLRVRRIVGTHWVVREKPHVIAKAAAELIDHVEGGEESRALKQARQGGFAHKLVLITGAGSGIGRATALAFADKGADLVITDINGSAAADTAKLLRDKGATVGEYTVDSSDAEAVEKFAQQVKEEFGVPDIVVNNAGIGLSGPFLDTTVKDWERLIDVNLWGVIHGCRVFAEQMRERAEGGQIVNVASAAAYLPSKILSAYATTKSAVLTLSICLRAELAAENIGVTAICPGIVNTNITSTTRFVGVDDVEQKRRQKSSSKLYAKRGFGPERVARDILRAVEKDKAIQPSTPEAKAALVLSRLTPGLLRAAAKLDVTP
- a CDS encoding MFS transporter, whose protein sequence is MDEVAQKRRAEENQLAAALTKGPAEVLDFLLPLWVGSQLGASAAEVGALTALETLVSFVVRPIAGSLADRFDRGRVAAVGAVLYGLSFVVYAVTPGIGVAYLAAVLGGAGGALFWVALRARVGEGLAKDDGAFSKLFAAEGGGTWIAFVVALTAIAWIDYRGVFWLGAAACVVAAVVLLNAKSAPVRAEDAPRLLQLGKRMRPMLALVALTAMAEAGVALLLLMHLQRGHQLQLGEIAAVFIPGFIVYSLLPDYLHGFVRKVGRTRVLALAMTASALFAAGLSFAPGPAVLAVMWVLSAAAFAAAIPVEQAVVAEAAGLSLGRAMGIYESATLLGATIGTFLAGQLYGSDGGWRIACFGAAALLLFGSFVVRGAVRRVGVAEFPVEPRKTVSQKEKPASGTVGESLQAAESVTKETNKRANPFRNWAIHVAVYVLAQAALAMVGYSWPVEALFGEAHEAGWYWNSSGHWLLNLGRIWTFVFVIDTAWTVGRVLLKKRPY